In a genomic window of Amblyomma americanum isolate KBUSLIRL-KWMA chromosome 4, ASM5285725v1, whole genome shotgun sequence:
- the LOC144127878 gene encoding sulfotransferase 1E1-like, translating to MAARKPYFKVVDGIQRCPNLVEQVFRKNFQFRAQEGDVVQCTYIGGGTKWLHYIIALILRRGEPLASAQEFARCIRSIDHHSNLDQWVPEVLPMRLFITRVPLSRDMMSADAKYAFVARNPWDVCVSYFHRAIDLSAYRFQDGTFQEFFDAFLQESFGLKGYIQAVSAAYAMKDESNVFFVTYEDLIRNTATVVLKLAAFLGERYGQELQQEKSLVDKVVQHSSAQSMRNLLVATALQKPGVEASSSKTGYQAVRSAKVGEWSKFFTAEHLRRMEAKIQEAQEAASFMHLWDDIRAETIAAARQS from the coding sequence ATGGCGGCAAGGAAGCCCTACTTCAAAGTGGTCGACGGCATCCAGAGGTGTCCCAACCTCGTCGAACAAGTGTTCAGAAAGAACTTCCAGTTCAGGGCCCAAGAAGGTGACGTGGTGCAGTGTACGTACATCGGAGGCGGCACCAAGTGGCTTCACTACATCATCGCTCTGATCCTGAGGCGAGGCGAGCCCTTAGCCAGTGCGCAAGAGTTCGCCCGCTGCATACGCTCGATCGACCACCACAGCAACCTCGACCAGTGGGTGCCAGAGGTTCTGCCTATGCGCCTGTTCATTACGCGAGTGCCTCTCAGCCGCGACATGATGAGCGCTGATGCGAAGTACGCCTTCGTCGCCCGAAACCCATGGGACGTGTGCGTCTCCTACTTCCACAGGGCAATAGACTTGAGCGCCTATCGTTTTCAGGACGGCACCTTTCAGGAATTCTTCGACGCTTTCCTCCAGGAATCCTTCGGACTGAAAGGGTACATACAGGCCGTTAGCGCGGCCTATGCCATGAAAGATGAATCCAACGTGTTTTTTGTTACTTACGAGGACTTGATTCGGAACACTGCGACCGTCGTCCTGAAGCTCGCAGCATTCTTAGGGGAACGTTACGGCCAAGAGTTGCAACAGGAAAAGTCACTTGTCGACAAAGTTGTACAACACTCCAGTGCCCAGAGCATGAGGAATCTGCTGGTGGCGACCGCGCTGCAGAAGCCAGGGGTGGAGGCCTCCAGCAGCAAAACAGGATACCAAGCCGTCAGAAGCGCCAAGGTGGGCGAGTGGAGCAAGTTTTTCACGGCGGAGCACCTGCGGCGCATGGAGGCGAAGATACAAGAAGCACAGGAGGCAGCATCCTTCATGCACCTCTGGGACGACATCAGGGCCGAGACGATCGCCGCCGCCCGGCAGTCGTGA